The proteins below are encoded in one region of Archocentrus centrarchus isolate MPI-CPG fArcCen1 chromosome 13, fArcCen1, whole genome shotgun sequence:
- the LOC115790447 gene encoding uncharacterized protein LOC115790447, with protein sequence MINILTAAMTEAHGSSPPKSIRVMYAQGIVALFPYLEDPFSKHGYEHYYDPESGSGYLAWRLKTIQRKTAEERGASGSKSPKSGGPGHGQSRVFTADKVLSDEEVEAAIAVLKHSADDDTVREKMKATFHYRHSMVNDEKKAATVFSVFPRFLDTPGLIEQDFRLLFGEGTANKFLEKWPTSLKSKVIKESHGLVPTTELLDLLRNAELDAEHENGWDSDMSAILLLLHLLPPSAQGRKRPGKMSASQAVDHLIRFLKVGTSVQQHLDNITQRTQPYLLAQGSIQSSIHAFFIVIDNYAIPCKATCSVGALDELFKAHYVFGVVQLVPFGDSKWHQWDNA encoded by the exons ATGATAAACATCCTTACAGCTGCAATGACAGAAGCACATGG ATCATCCCCTCCTAAAAGCATCAGAGTGATGTATGCTCAGGGGATCGTTGCCTTATTTCCCTATCTGGAAGACCCGTTTTCAAAACATGGATAT GAGCATTACTATGATCCAGAGAGCGGTTCAGGATACCTTGCATGGCGTTTAAAGAccattcaaagaaaaactgcagaggAAAGGGGTGCCTCAGGTAGCAAATCTCCAAAAA gtggtgGACCAGGCCATGGTCAATCCAGGGTTTTCACTGCTGACAAAGTGCTGTCAGATGAGGAAGTGGAAGCAGCTATTGCTGTTTTGAAACACTCTGCTGATGATGACACTGTCCGTGAGAAGATGAAGGCTACCTTCCATTACCGTCATTCAATGGTCAATGATGAAAAGAAAGCAGCAACTGTCTTCTCTGTCTTTCCACGGTTTCTGGACACACCAGGACTG ATAGAACAAGATTTTAGACTCCTGTTTGGTGAAGGCACTGCCAACAAATTTTTGGAGAAGTGGCCCACCAGTCTCAAATCCAAGGTTATAAAGGAAAGCCATGGCCTGGTACCCACCACTGAGCTCTTGGATTTATTGCGGAATGCAGAGTTGGATGCTGAACATGAGAATG GTTGGGATAGTGACATGTCTGCTATTTTGCTTCTGCTGCATCTGCTACCACCATCTGCACAAGGACGAAAGAGGCCGGGTAAGATGTCTGCATCTCAAGCTGTGGATCACCTCATCAGATTTCTAAAG gtTGGAACCAGTGTACAGCAGCATCTTGACAATATCACGCAACGTACCCAGCCCTACCTCCTGGCCCAGGGATCCATCCAAAGCAGTATTCACGCATTCTTCATTGTGATTGACAACTATGCTATTCCATGTAAGGCAACATGTTCAGTTGGAGCTCTTGATGAGCTCTTTAAGGCCCATTATGTGTTTG GCGTTGTCCAACTGGTGCCATTTGGGGACTCCAAGTGGCACCAATGGGACAATGCCTGA
- the LOC115789993 gene encoding extracellular calcium-sensing receptor-like, which translates to MDGDFIIRGSFALHAYMNTIYSNYTSMPESVKCKGSIDTRELRFSRAMVFAIEEINNSTELLPGIRLGYQIYDSCALVPVAVHVAFQFLNSFDPVFYTDNNCSQSGMVVAAVGDSGSTPSISISRLISSFNIPQVSHFATCACLSDKQQYPSFFRTIPSDHFQAAALAKLIKHFGWTWIGAVRSDSDYGNNGMESFLEAAQREGICVEYSVSFYRTHPQSRIQRVADVIRRSKAVVVVAFASFGNMKILLEELSREPSPPHQWIGSESWVTNTELTRFTFCAGAIGFGIPKSVIPGFRDFLLNLSFSEVAASPVFTEFWEDSFNCTLNKIPAADKKVCDGTEDIQNLQSQYTDTSELRITNMVYKAVYAIAHAIHNAVCKGKNATATCDKRMKIEPKQVLSQLAKVNFSQNGYDVLFNANGDPVAVYELVNWQKSESGITKIVTVGLYYASLPVGQEFRINRNITWMEHSTKVPVSVCSDSCPPGTRKVLPKGKPTCCYDCILCPEGEISNTTDAFDCLPCHKEFWPNAKRDICVPKPVEFLSFQDSLGIILATVSAVGACLAIITAAIFFCHRTSPVVRANNSELSFLLLISLTLCFLCSLTFIGAPSDWSCMLRHTSFGITFVLCISCVLGKTIMVLMAFKATLPGSNVMKWFGPPQQRMTVMCFTFIQVLICTIWLVLSPPFPMKNLTTYKEKIILECALGSAFGFWAVLGYIGLLASFCFVLAVLARKLPDNFNEAKLITFSMLIFCAVWITFIPAYVSSPGKFTVVVEIFAILASSFGLMMCIFAPKCFIILFKPKKNTKTSLMNKNQS; encoded by the exons ATGGATGGAGATTTTATCATCAGGGGATCTTTCGCCCTTCATGCCTACATGAACACTATTTACAGTAACTACACGAGCATGCCTGAGTCTGTGAAATGCAAAGGGAG CATTGACACCCGTGAGCTGCGCTTCTCACGTGCAATGGTCTTTGCCATAGAAGAGATTAACAacagcacagagctgctgccaggAATCAGGCTTGGGTATCAGATTTATGACTCATGTGCATTAGTGCCTGTGGCAGTGCATGTggcatttcagtttttgaataGCTTTGACCCTGTGTTTTACACTGATAACAATTGCTCTCAATCTGGTATGGTGGTAGCTGCTGTTGGTGACTCTGGGTCTACACCATCCATCAGCATCTCACGGCTTATCAGTTCATTTAACATTCCTCAA gtgAGCCACTTTGCCACATGTGCATGTTTGTCTGACAAGCAGCAGTACCCAAGTTTTTTCAGAACAATCCCCAGTGACCACTTTCAAGCTGCTGCTCTAGCCAAACTCATAAAACACTTTGGCTGGACTTGGATAGGTGCTGTCCGGTCAGATTCAGATTATGGAAATAACGGCATGGAGTCTTTTCTagaagcagcacagagagaggggATCTGTGTGGAATATTCTGTGTCTTTCTATCGGACCCACCCACAGAGCAGGATTCAGAGAGTAGCAGATGTTATCCGCAG GTCTaaagctgtggttgttgtggcatttgcatCTTTTGGAAACATGAAGATCCTGTTGGAGGAGCTTTCACGTGAGCCTTCCCCACCTCACCAGTGGATAGGCAGTGAGTCATGGGTAACCAACACAGAATTAACAAGGTTCACTTTCTGTGCTGGGGCCATTGGATTTGGGATTCCAAAGTCTGTAATCCCGGGATTCAGAGACTTCCTGCtgaatctctctttctctgaagTTGCTGCTTCCCCAGTGTTTACAGAGTTCTGGGAGGACTCATTCAACTGTACACTGAACAAAA ttcCTGCTGCAGACAAGAAGGTGTGTGATGGAACTGAAGACATACAGAATCTCCAAAGCCAGTACACTGACACATCTGAGCTCAGAATTACTAACATGGTGTACAAGGCTGTGTATGCAATAGCACACGCCATCCATAATGCAGTGTGTAAAGGGAAAAATGCCACAGCTACGTGTGACAAACGAATGAAGATAGAGCCCAAACAG GTTTTGAGTCAGTTAGCAAAAGTGAATTTTTCCCAGAATGGTTATGATGTGTTATTTAATGCTAATGGGGATCCTGTGGCTGTTTATGAGCTGGTTAATTGGCAAAAAAGTGAAAGTGGCATCACTAAAATAGTAACTGTTGGGCTTTATTATGCATCACTGCCAGTGGGCCAGGAGTTCAGAATTAATAGAAACATAACCTGGATGGAGCATAGCACAAAG GTGCCAGTGTCAGTGTGCAGTGACAGCTGTCCTCCAGGAACTCGTAAAGTGCTACCGAAAGGAAAACCCACCTGCTGCTATGACTGTATACTGTGTCCTGAGGGAGAGATCAGTAATACTAcag ATGCGTTTGATTGTTTACCCTGCCACAAGGAATTCTGGCCTAATGCAAAGAGAGACATTTGCGTTCCTAAGCCTGTagagtttctttcttttcaagaCAGCCTAGGAATCATCCTGGCTACAGTCTCAGCTGTTGGTGCTTGTCTGGCCATTATCACTGCAGctatatttttttgtcacaggACATCTCCAGTTGTCAGAGCCAACAACTCTGAGCTGAGCTTCCTGCTGCTCATCTCTCTGACTCTGTGTTTCTTATGTTCATTAACTTTCATTGGAGCACCATCTGATTGGTCCTGCATGCTGCGTCACACTTCATTTGGTATCACCTTTGTTCTCTGTATCTCCTGTGTACTTGGGAAAACTATAATGGTTTTAATGGCTTTTAAAGCTACACTTCCAGGTAGTAATGTGATGAAATGGTTTGGTCCTCCACAGCAGAGAATGACTGTCATGTGTTTCACATTTATTCAAGTTTTAATATGTACAATTTGGCTGGTACTTAGCCCTCCCTTTCCTATGAAAAATCTAACCACATACAAGGAGAAAATCATACTGGAATGTGCTTTGGGTTCAGCTTTTGGCTTCTGGGCTGTGCTTGGGTATATAGGCTTACTGGCTTCATTTTGCTTTGTCTTAGCTGTCTTAGCACGTAAATTACCTGATAATTTCAATGAAGCTAAACTCATCACTTTCAGCATGCTGATATTCTGCGCAGTGTGGATCACCTTTATCCCAGCATATGTCAGCTCTCCTGGGAAATTCACTGTGGTTGTGGAGATATTTGCCATTCTGGC ttccagCTTTGGACTAATGATGTGTATATTTGCTCCAAAATGTTTTATCATATTGTTTAAGCCCAAGAAGAACACCAAGACATCTTTAATGAACAAAAATCAATCATAG
- the LOC115789997 gene encoding extracellular calcium-sensing receptor-like — MHTVYNNYTSMPEPAKCKGSIIPSELQSSRAMVFAIEEINNSTELLPGIRLGYQIYDSCASVPMAVHVAFQFLNNFDTVFSTDSNCSQSGMVMAVVGDSGSTTSISISRVITSFNIPQVSHFSTCACLSDKQQYPSFFRTIPSDQFQAAALAKMVKHFGWTWIGAVWSDTDYGYHGMASFLEAAQKEGVCVEYSVAFHRTYPQSRIQKVADVIRRATAIIVVALATTLGDMRALLEELSRVPSPPRQWIGSESWVTNPELLRFSFVAGAVGFGIQKSVIPGLRNFLVDLSPSQVAASDILTEFWEDAFNCTMKTIPSADKKVCDGTEDIQNLQSQYTDTSQLRITNMVYKAVYAIAHAIHNAVCQGANATAKCDKLTKLEPKEVLTELKKVNFSQNGYDVSFDASGDPVAIYELVNWQKNKSGITEIVTVGLYDASLPLGQEFQINRNITWMEGSMQVPVSVCTDSCPPGTRKVLQKGKPICCYDCTPCPEGEISNTTDSTDCLPCHKEFWPNAKRDTCIPKPVEFLSFQDILGIILATFSVLGACLAIITAAIFFHHRTTPIVRANNSELSFLLLISLALCFLCSLTFIGAPSDWSCMLRHAAFGIIFVLCISCVLGKTIVVLMAFKATLPGSNVMKWFGPPQQRMTVVSFTFIQVLICTIWLVLSPPFPIKNLTTYKEKIILECALGSPIGFWAVLGYLGLLASFCFVLAVLARKLPDNFNEAKLITFSMLIFCAVWITFIPAYVSSPGKFTVVVEIFAILASSFGLIMCIFAPKCFIILFKPERNTKKYLMNKNQS, encoded by the exons CATTATCCCCAGTGAACTGCAGTCATCGCGTGCGATGGTCTTTGCCATAGAAGAGATTAACAacagcacagagctgctgcCCGGAATCAGGCTTGGTTATCAGATCTATGACTCATGTGCATCAGTGCCTATGGCAGTGCATGTggcatttcagtttttgaataACTTCGACACTGTATTTTCCACTGATAGCAACTGCTCGCAATCTGGTATGGTGATGGCTGTTGTTGGTGACTCTGGGTCTACAACATCAATCAGCATATCACGAGTCATCACTTCATTTAACATTCCTCAA GTGAGCCACTTTTCCACATGTGCATGCTTGTCTGACAAGCAGCAGTATCCAAGTTTTTTCAGAACAATCCCCAGTGACCAGTTCCAAGCTGCAGCCCTAGCCAAAATGGTAAAACACTTTGGCTGGACTTGGATAGGTGCTGTTTGGTCAGATACAGATTATGGATATCATGGCATGGCATCCTTTCTAGAAGCAGCACAGAAAGAGGGGGTCTGTGTGGAATATTCTGTAGCTTTCCATCGAACCTACCCACAGAGCAGGATTCAGAAAGTTGCAGATGTTATCCGCAG GGCTACAGCTATTATTGTTGTGGCACTAGCCACAACATTAGGTGACATGAGGGCCCTGTTGGAGGAGCTATCACGGGTGCCTTCCCCACCTCGCCAGTGGATAGGCAGTGAATCATGGGTAACCAACCCAGAATTATTGAGGTTCAGTTTCGTTGCTGGGGCTGTTGGATTTGGCATTCAGAAATCTGTAATCCCAGGTCTCAGAAACTTCCTGGTggatctctctccctctcaagTGGCTGCTTCCGATATACTTACTGAGTTCTGGGAAGATGCATTCAACTGCACAATGAAAACAA ttcCTTCTGCAGACAAGAAGGTGTGTGATGGAACTGAAGACATACAGAATCTCCAAAGTCAGTACACTGACACATCACAGCTCAGAATTACTAACATGGTGTACAAGGCTGTGTATGCAATAGCACATGCCATCCATAATGCTGTGTGTCAGGGGGCAAATGCCACAGCAAAGTGTGACAAACTAACCAAGTTAGAGCCCAAAGAG GTTTTAACTGAGCTCAAGAAAGTAAATTTTTCCCAAAATGGTTATGATGTGTCATTTGATGCTAGTGGGGATCCTGTGGCTATTTATGAGCTGGTTaactggcaaaaaaataaaagtggcaTCACTGAGATAGTAACTGTAGGGCTGTATGATGCTTCACTGCCACTGGGTCAAGAGTTCCAAATTAACAGAAACATAACCTGGATGGAGGGTAGTATGCAA GTACCAGTGTCAGTGTGCACTGACAGCTGTCCTCCAGGAACTCGTAAagtgctgcagaaaggaaaaccAATCTGCTGCTATGATTGTACACCATGTCCTGAGGGAGAGATTAGTAATACTAcag ATTCGACAGATTGTTTACCCTGCCACAAGGAATTCTGGCCTAATGCAAAGAGAGACACTTGTATTCCTAAGCCTGTAGAGTTTCTTTCCTTCCAAGATATCCTAGGAATCATCCTGGCTACATTCTCAGTCCTTGGTGCCTGTCTGGCCATCATAACTGCAGCTATATTCTTTCATCACAGGACAACTCCGATTGTCAGGGCGAACAACTCGGAGCTGAGCTTCCTGCTGCTCATTTCTCTGGCTCTGTGTTTCTTATGTTCATTGACTTTCATTGGAGCACCATCTGATTGGTCCTGTATGCTGCGTCATGCTGCTTTTGGCATCATCTTTGTTCTCTGTATCTCCTGTGTACTTGGGAAAACTATAGTGGTTTTAATGGCTTTCAAAGCTACACTTCCAGGTAGTAATGTGATGAAATGGTTTGGTCCTCCACAGCAAAGAATGACTGTTGTGTCTTTCACCTTTATTCAAGTTTTAATTTGTACTATTTGGTTGGTACTTAGCCCTCCCTTCCCAATAAAAAATCTAACCACATACAAGGAGAAAATCATACTGGAATGTGCTTTAGGCTCACCCATTGGCTTCTGGGCTGTGCTCGGTTACTTGGGCCTACTCGcttcattttgctttgttttagctGTCTTAGCCCGCAAATTACCTGATAATTTCAATGAAGCCAAGCTCATCACCTTCAGCATGCTGATATTCTGTGCAGTGTGGATCACTTTTATCCCAGCATATGTCAGCTCTCCTGGGAAATTCACTGTGGTTGTGGAAATTTTTGCCATTCTGGCTTCCAGCTTTGGACTAATAATGTGTATATTTGCTCCAAAGTGTTTTATCATATTGTTTAAGCCTGAGAGGAACACCAAGaaatatttaatgaacaaaaatcAATCATAG